GCGGCCAGCCAGCGAGGCAACGACAAAACATGTTCGAGGTAGTCCAGCGGGTCGCGCTGCCGGTCGGGCCACGGCAATTGTGCCGCCTGGCGCACCAGACCGCGCAAAATGCCATTGATGAAACCTGTTGCCCGCTGCAGTTTCAGGCGTCGGGCCAGCTCCACCGTTTCAAAAACCGCTGCATGGTTGGGAATGCGGTCGAGTTGCAGGATCTGATAACAGCCAAGGCGCAGCAGATTCAGGACGGCCGGCTCAACCTTGGCCAGCGGCTTGCGGCAAAGCTGTTGCAGGGCAAAATCGAGACGTCCGCGGTAGCGCAAGACCCCATAGACCAGTTCCGTCGCAAGGGCACGGTCGCGCACGTCCATGTCCGGCAGAGCCTGAAGCGCACTGTCGAGGGCGAGGTCGGCAAAGGCCCCATTGTGCACCTTGTCCAGAATATCGAAAGCGATGTGGCGAGGATCCTGATCGATCACAGATACGTCCTTTGATTACGGATAAAAGGCGGGGGCATGATATCGCATGCCCCCGCCTGACGATCCGGTTTTAATGCCATGCCTACAGCACGGTCATGTTTTCAAGCCGACGGATACGTTCATCGACCGGCGGATGGGTCGAAAACAGAGACTTCAAACCGCCGCCGCGCAGGGGGTTGACAATGAACATGTGCGCCGTGGCTTCGTTGACTTTCGGCATCGGTTGACGGCTGTTGGCCATCTCCAGCTTGCGCAGGGCGTTGGCCAGATAGTGGGGGTTGCCGCATAAGGCTGCGCCGCCTCGGTCGGCGGCATATTCCCGTGAGCGGGATATGGCCATCTGTACGAGCATGGCCGCCAGCGGTGCGAAGATGATCAGCAACAGCAGACCCAGAGGGTTGCCATCGTCATCGTCGCGTCCGCCAAAGCCTCCGAACAGGGCCGCCCATTGCGCCATGTGCGCCAGGTAGGAGATAGCCCCGGCAATGGTCGCGGCGATAGAACCGATAAGGATGTCGCGATGCCGGACGTGACTCATTTCATGCGCCATGACCCCCATGAGCTCTTCGCGGGAGAGTACCTGCAGAATGCCTTCTGTGGCGGCTACCGCGGCATGCTTCGGGTTACGTCCGGTGGCAAAGGCGTTGGGCGTCGCCTGCGGCAGGATATAGACTTTCGGCATGGGCAGGGCATTGCGCAGACATAGTTCCTGCACCACACTGAAAAGCGGCCCGCTGCTGACTTCGCGACCGCGGTACATGGCAATGACGATTTTGTCGGAAAACCAGTACGAACCCAGATTCATGACCGCAGCCATGATCAACGCGAACAGAGCGCCGCCACGACCGCCCATCATTCCGCCTGCCCACACCAGCAACAGGGTGAGCACGGTCATAAGGGCTACCGTCCTCAGTGTATTCATGGTTTACCTCGCTTGATAACGTGTTGGTTCTGCATCCTACGCAAGTCGATTCAAGGGCTCAAGACCCTGCAAACGCCCGATGCTCCATGCCATCGGCGATGCGAAATGATTTTGCACCGGCAGCGAAAGCGTACGGTGTCGATGCGTTGAATTCCTCGCATATCGGTTATTCACTGACGACATATGCATCCAGTGCGCGTTGTACGGCATCGATGTCGATGCGGGTATTGAAGCAGGGGCCTTCCGGGCGGGTATTGAAAACGCCGACAACCGGTAGCGGATAGGCGTCCCGGATGCCGGAAGTAAGGTCACGTTCGCAGGCCACCGCCACTACCAGCCTGGGGCGTTTTTCCATGAGCAGTTTGCGGGCCAGAGTACCGCCGGTCGCTACCGCCAGGGTCACGCCGCGTTGTTTTGCCAGTTCCGCCAGATCGCCGATATCGCAGCGGCCGCACCGGGCGCATTGCTCCACGTCGCCGGTGACCTTGATGGCGCAATCGAATAACTGCAGACAGTGCGGCAGAAGGATCATGGCCTTGGCGGCCGGGACGCGCAGATTGCGGGAGTGCACCAGCTGGTTGTTGAGATGGATAAAGCACCGCTGCAAGGCGTCGCGGTCAAGGCGCAGAAAAGCACCGATACCGATTACCGCCGGCATCAGGTAGCGGATCGCAAGCCCGCGTAATTGCGGGAAGATGAACAGATCCCGGCCGGTGATCAGGGTCAGGGCCAGCAGGCCAAGGCCGCCAATGACCACGGCTACCAGAGCCAGGATTGCCAGGCCGAACCAGTACGGCAACCGGGGGTGAATGGAGGACAGCCCGACACTCGGCAGCCACCAGACCACAAAAGCGCCGGCGCTGAACAGACTGCCGACCAGCGCCAACAGAATCAGGAACGGCCGCTGTTGCTTTGCCGTGCTTTGTTCGGCGTTGTTGCAAACCTCTCCACAGGTATGATCGCAGGTTTTGTCCGCGGTTTTGCGGCAAGCCATATCAGTCTCCCAACCGTGCACCGGCCGATAGGCTGGTGCCGCGTAGAAAATCGCCTGCCGGCAGTTTTTTCTTGCCAGCCAGCTGCAACTCGCGTACCCGTAGCACGCCTTCACCGCAAGCGATGCAGACTCCCGTTTCGTCTGCGCTCACCACTGTGCCCGGTTCGGCTTCGGAACCTTCTTCCGCCACTGTCCGGCCAAGCTTAAGGGTTTGTCCGTTCCAACGGGTGTAGGCACCCGGCCAGGGGCTCAAGCCTCGAACCAGGTTGTGAATGACTCCGGCCGGGCGGCTCCAGTCGATGCACCCATCCTCTTTTTTCATCATGGGGGCATAGCAACTCTGCGCATCGTCCTGCGCTTCAGAGCGCAGCGTGCCGTCGCACAGTCGTCGCAGGGTTTCCTCCATGGCTTCGCGACCGAGCAGCGCCAACCGGTCATGCAATTCTCCGGCGGTTTCTTCGTTGCCGATTTCGGTGGCGCGTTTTACCAGGATGTCGCCGGTATCGAGTCCCACATCCATAAGCATGGTGGTTACGCCGGTAACCTGCTCCCCGTCGACCACCGCTTTATTGATGGGGGCGGCGCCGCGGTAGCGTGGTAGTAGCGAAGCATGCACATTGATGCAACCGTAGCGGGGAATATCCAGGACACTTTTGGGAAGAATCTGGCCATAGGCGACGACCACGATAAGGTCGGGCTTGAGGCTGCGTATCTGTTCCACGGCTGACGGATCGCGCAATTTTTCGGGTTGCAAAACCGGCAGGTTATGTCTCAGGGCCAATTCTTTAACAGGGGGTGGCGCCAGGACTTTGCCCCGCCCCTTGCGCCGATCAGGCTGTGTGAATACGCCGCAAAGATCAACACCGGCTTCGAGTAACCCCTGCAACGTGGGCAAGGCGAATTCCGGTGTCCCCATAAAAATGGTACGGATACTGGAGGGATCGATCACAGCTCCTGCTCCTGTTGACGCTGGATTTTCTGATATTTTTTGCGAAACATGTTTTTTTTCAACGAAGACAGGTGGTCCACGAAGAGCAGTCCATGCAGGTGGTCAATTTCATGTTGGAAGGCGATGGCCAGCAGCCCGGTTGCCTCGCGTTCTACCGTTTGTCCCTCCAGGTTCTGATAGCGAACCTTGACATGCGAGTTACGTTTGATCCGGCAGTAATAACCCGGTACCGAAAGGCAGCCCTCTTCTTCGAAGCTATCTCCCTCTCGTTCGATGATTTCCGGGTTGATCGCCACGATCAACTCCGGGTTTTCTTTGGGAGCGCAATCCATCACAACAAGTTTTTTGTTAATGCCAACCTGCGGGGCGGCCAGGCCCACTCCCGGTGCAGCATACATGGTCTCAGCCATATCCGCCGCCAGGGTTTTGATTTCCTCGGTGATGGTAAGGATCGGTTCGGATTTATTTTTCAGGACCGGATCGGGATAGTGCCGTATGGGTAAAATCGCCATGATATGAACCTGTTACAAAGCTAGTCAGAATAGAAATGTTACTGTCGATCTTTCATGATAAATGGAGGCCAAGCGCAAAGTCAACTGTCATAACCATGTATGCCAGCGTTCCGCAAAGCATCCTGCATGGCTTCCGCCATGCGGGCCGGGCTGCCGGCAACCTGGACACCGCTGCTGCGCAAGCTGGCTATTTTGTCTTCGGCACGTCCCGACCCGCCGCTGACAATGGCACCGGCGTGCCCCATGCGTTTGCCGGGCGGAGCGGTGACGCCGGCGATATAGGCTGCCACCGGTTTGCGCATGTATTGTTTGATCCATGCGGCAGCCTCCTCTTCTGCGCTACCGCCGATTTCTCCGATGAGAAAAACACCCTCGGTATCCGGATCGTCGTTGAATAAGGCAAGAATATCGATGAAGGAGGTGCCGATAATGGGATCTCCACCGATACCGACGCAAGTCGATTGTCCCAGACCGGCATCGCTGAGCTGTTGTACCGCTTCATAGGTGAGGGTTCCGCTGCGGGAAACGACACCGATGCTCCCCGGGCGGTGAATATCCCCGGGAAGAATGCCGACTTTGCACTGGTCGGGGGTTATCAGGCCCGGACAGTTGGGTCCGATAAGGCGCATGGCACTGTCGGTCAAGGCCCGATTTACCAGTACCATATCTCGCACCGGGATCCCTTCGGTGATGCAGACGGCTAATCCGACGCCGGCCTGGTCGGCTTCCAGAATAGCTTCGGCTGCCGCTTGAGGGGGCACAAGAATCATTGTCACATCGGCCTGGCAGCGTTCTACCGCCTCGGCAACGGTATCGAATACCGGGATGTCCTCAACGTGCGTGCCGCCTTTGCCGGGGGTGACACCGGCTACCACCTGGCTGCCGTAATCGCGGCACAGCAGCCCGTGCCGGCGGCCTGAACTGCCGGTCAACCCCTGTACCACGATGCGCGAATGACGATCAATGAGTATGGCCATCTTGTCGATCCTTCAGGCGGAAGGGGAAAGTTGCCGAACAATGGCGGTGGCCGCAGCAGCCAACCCGTCCTGCCAGCTGATGTTGAGCTGGGTCTGCTGCAGGAGGTGTTTGCCTTCATCGCGCCGTGCTCCAGCCATGCGCACCACGATAGGTAGCTGACAGCCCACCTGCTCGGCGGCTGCAATGAGGCCTTGGGCTATCAGGTCGCAGCGCATGATACCGCCGAAAATATTCACCAGAACCCCCTCGACAGCCGGATCCTCAAGCAAAATGCGGAAGGCTTCAACCACCTTGTCCTGATCGGCGCCGCCTCCGACATCGAGAAAGTTGGCCGGTTGTCCGCCGCATTCGCTGAGCATGTCGAGAGTTGCCATGGCCAGTCCGGCGCCATTGACCAGGCAGCCGATACATCCATCCATCTTGATGTAGGCGATATCCGAATGTGCCGCCCGCACTTCCAAGGGGGCCAGCTGGCTCTCATCGAGCCATTCAAGCATTTCCTTCTGGCGGAACAGGGCACTGTCGTCGATAGATACTTTGGCATCCATGGCCATCAAGCGGCCCTCTTCGGTTACCGCCAACGGGTTGATTTCCACCAGCGAGGCATCTTTTTCCAGAAGACAGCGATACAGGGACAATATCACCTTGCTTGCAGCTGCGCTCAGCGGCCCGTCCAGCCCCAGGAACCGTGCAATATCGCGGGCATGAAAGGCGCGCAGTCCCACCAGAGGGTCGATGGTGAGACGTCGCACGCGCTCCGGTGTCTTGCGCGCGGTCTGCTCAATGTCGACGCCCCCATCGGGGGAGGCAATGAGGCAATAGCGGCCGTTGGCCCGGTCGAGGGTCAGGGAAAGATACATTTCCCGGGCTACGGGGACGATCTCCTCGACCAGCAGGCTGCCTACATACAGCCCTTGATCACCCGTTTGCGCGGTGACCAGAGTATGCTGCAGCAAACGCTGGGCAATATTGCGCGCCTGATCCACTGAATTCACCCGGGCGACACCGCCTGCCTTGCCGCGGCCGCCAGCATGAATCTGGGCTTTGACAACACAGCGGCCGGCAAAGGCCCTGGCGGCCTGCCCGGTTTCCTCTACGGAACGGGCCAGCCTGCCCTCCGGTATCGGAATGCCGTATCGGTGGAAGAGCTGCTTGGCTTGGTATTCATGCAGTTTCATTGCGGACTGGCCCCCGTGGTTGAACGTATCCGTTGCAGCGGATCACAAATGCACAGAGCTATTGCTGGGACGCCTTCCAGTCGGCCAGAAAGCGCTCGATGCCGACGTCCGTCAAGGGGTGTTTGGTCAGTTGCATGATGACATTGTAGGGGATGGTGCAGATATGCGCCCCCTGCAGTCCGGCTCTAAGGACATGTTGCGGGCTGCGAACCGATGCAACGATAATTTCCGTATCGAACCCGTAATTTTCGAAAATAGTCAGGATCTCATCGACGCCTTCCATGCCGTCATGCCCGACATCGTCCAGTCGGCCGACAAAGGGGGACACATAGGCGGCGCCGGCTTTGGCGGCCAGCAGTGCCTGCAGCGGTGAAAAAATCAGCGTCATGTTGACACGGACACCGTCTTTGGCCAGAACGCGGGTAGCCTTCAGACCCTCGCCGGTCATGGGGATCTTGATCACGATATTGGTCGGATGGTACTGGATCAGTTCGCGCGCTTCGGCGATCATCCCCTCGGCGTCGGTAGCCACGACTTCCGCGGAAATCGGGCCATCGATCAATTGGACGATATCTTTAAGGACGTCGGTAAACTTGCGTCCGGTTTTGGCAACCAGGGACGGATTGGTGGTAACGCCATCTACCAGCCCCATTTCATGAGCCGCCTTGATCTGGTCGATATCGGCTGTGTCGATGAAAAATTTCATGCGAATCTCCTTCCGCGACAAGCGGTACAAAGCATGGAGTTTAGGGAAAAAATGCTCCTAGGATTTTCCGGATGTTTCCTGCGAATCGAAGAGCCTTATGCACTCTTCTGAACAGAAATAGTACGTTTGGCCCTTGATAACTTTTTTCAGGGCCAGACTGCGTGGAATAAAGGTGCCGCAGTGCGGATCGCGAACCATGGCTTCCCCTTCGGGGCGCTTTTCCGGTGGTGGCCGATGGGTGGCGTTTTTAAATAAGCCCGTCACTGCCGTAACCAGGTAGTAAGATAACAGAAAAAGGAAAAACAGCCATAGAAAACGAAACATATGACACTCACCAATGGCCGGGCAGGCGGCGGATGCCTGCGGTAGAGGGTAGTTGATGCAGCATGTCCCTCACGGTTTGCCGGCGCAAGGGATGGAGCAAGTCCGGGGCCAGGTCCATCAAGGGCATAAGGACAAAAGCGCGTTCATGTAAGCGTGGATGGGGTACGACCAGATCCTGTTGTTGGACAATCTTATCGCCGTAAAGAAGCAGGTCTATATCAAGGGTGCGGGGCCCCCAATGTTCGTGGCGGCATCGACCGAAAGATTGCTCGATAGCCAGACCGGCCGCCAGCAATGCGGGTGCCTCCAAAAAAGTTTCAACCATGAGTACGGCATTCAGAAAAGCCGGTTGACCGTCGGGGCCACCAACCGGTTCGGTTTCATAAATGGCGGATGCGGCCAGAACCTTGAGTTGCGGGAGATCGTGCAATGCCTGCCAGGCCCCTTGGAGGTTGGCAAGGCGGTCGCCGAGATTGGAGCCGAGGGCGAGAAACGCGGTGGTTGGCTGATGGTTACCATTCATAGCTGAGTATTTAACCATACCCATTCTTCAGGAGTCAATGTGGCGTGTGTGGGTGCTACCGGAAGAGATGCCGGAAGGGGGGTTGCTTGATGTCTTGTCTCCCTGCCTTGGTGTAAAAAAACGGCCGGGATTTCTCCCGGCCGTTTCAGACGTACGATACTCGCTGACTTGTCGGGTTGCCCTCTTAAGCGGCCATCCGGCAAGTCGAGACGGGTATGATTACATGGCAGCCTTGTAGATGTCGATGACCTGGTCCAGCGTAGCAGTACGAGGATTGGTCAGCATGCAGGCATCTTTCTGTGCATTTTCTGCCATGGTTTTGAGGTCTTCTTCTTTGACATTCAGCTCGGTCAGGCCAGCCGGGATGCCGATGGAAGCGGACAGTTCACGGATAGCTTCGATGCCAGCGGCAGCAGCTTCGGTAACGGGCATGCCGGTGGTGTCAACGCCCATGAAGTCGGCGATGTCAGCAAAGCGATCCGGGCAAGCGATCATGTTGTAGTCGCAAACGGAAGGCAACAGGATGGCGTTGCAGACACCGTGGGGCAGGTTGTAGAAACCACCCAACTGGTGAGCCATGGCGTGTACGTAACCGAGGGAGGCGTTGTTGAACGCCATGCCGGCCAGGTACTGCGCGTAGCACATGGCATCGCGAGCTTCGATGTTGGCGCCCATGGCAACGGCCGGACGCAACCACTCGGCGATCAGACGGATGGCTTTTTCAGCGCAAGCGTCGGTGATCGGAGTAGCGATGGTGGAAACGTAAGCTTCCACGGCGTGGGTCAGTGCGTCCATGCCGGTGGCTGCGGTCAGTGCGGGGGGCTTGCCCAGCATCAGAACGGGGTCGTCAACAGCGATCAGCGGAGTGCAGCGCCAGTCGACGATAGCCATCTTAACATGGGTCTCGAGGTTGGTGATGATGCAGAAACGGGTCATTTCGGAAGCGGTACCCGCGGTGGTGTTGATGGCGATGAGGGGGGTCATGGGAACAGTGGATTTATTCACGCCCTCGTAATCGCGGATGTTGCCGCCGCCGGCAGTAACCAGGCCAATACCTTTGGCGCAGTCATGGGAAGAACCGCCGCCCAGGGAAACGATGAAGTCACAGCCTTCGTCTTCGTAGACCTTTACGCCGTCGTGAACGTTTTTGTCAGTCGGGTTGGGCTCGGCACCGGGGTAGATGGTGACTTCCACGCCAGCATCTTTGATGTAGCCGGCGATGGTGTCGGCAACACCCATCTTCATCAGACCGGCATCGGTAACGAGGAGAGCTTTTTTAGCGCCGAGTTCATTGGCTTTAGGGCCAACTTCTTTAGCACAACCAGGACCCATCAGGGTAACGCTGGGGATGAAAAAGCCGTACGTGGTTTCTGCGAGGTTGACAATTGGCATGATTCATTCTCCTAGATAGAGCGTTGATGGAAATAACCCACACAACTAAATAAAAAAACATACGCGAAACAATTACTACAAATGACAAGTTTAAATCAAACCATTTTTTTAAAATGACGTTTCCGTATACTTCACATTGTCGAGTGTCGATTTTTATGATTAAGTTCAATGGTGTATACAGGTCTTGTTTTGTCTTTTGAAAACGATGGTGAAACAATGGCTTACAAAGCATCGAGACGTCGATGCAAAAAAAATATTATTCTGTATACGTTATAGGATGGCAAAATAAAAAAATGGTTGTTTTGAAGGGCGGGATGATGAGCGCTTAATTTACGCTGTGTATGCTACGTTTTTTTCAGGATGTCTAAAGGAGCTTTAGCTGGCGAGTCAAAACGACTTTATGCCAAACCTTTTTATTGCATATCTGTGGTTATATGTATTGCTGAACCAGGTAAAAACACCCATCGCAACGCAAGATAGAATATGAATGTAGGTTTTTTGTATTCTTTTCTGTCTGGATTTTAAGCCGTCTTTATTTCGTGGTGTGGGGTTGACGGCAAACGGTGTTAGGCTTCCCATGGACCGAGGTGGCGATCGCTTTCGGGGGTGTGCTACCTTCGGGGAATTGCTTTTGATTGGCTGTGGAGTAAGTACCTGAAAATAAAAGAGCCGGCTTCAAAGCCGGCTCTTCGGGGATCGGTGAGGTGGAGCTGTCGGTTTCAGCATTCAATCTCCACAAACTCCATGTCGTAAAGATCGATGGACAGGCAGCGGCGGCGGGTCGGGGTTCCCTGATTCAGTAAGACTTTGCACACTTCGGCTACTTCCAGACTGGCTACGACCGCTGGAGTGAATGACGGGTTGCCGAGGTGTTTTTCAAGGCCGCTTTCCTGGGAATTATGGGCGAAAAATTTCTGCAGGGTTCGCTCTCCTGGAAACTGGGTCATAAGGAACCCGTACCAGCCGGCGATGGCGCCATGCACCAAGGGGATCGAAAGTTGCTGGCAGATCTCCGCCAGTTCCAGGCGCACGGCAATGCTGTCCAGGGCGTCCACGGCCACGTGGCAGTTTTCCAGAATCCGGGTGCCGTTATCGAGGCCAAAGGCGAGGCCGACAGGTAGCAGTTCAACCGCAGGGTTGACGCGATCCACCCGGCGCGCGGCGGCGGCGACTTTTTTGATGCCTAAAAAGTCCGGAGTGGCCAGCAGCTGCCGGTTCATGTTGTGTTCTTCGAAAACATCGGGATCCACAGCTACGATGGTGCCGACTCCCAGGCGTGCCAGCTCCTCGATAATGTAGCCGCCCAGGCCCCCGCAGCCGATAACCGCTACCTTGCTGTTGTAAAGCTTGAGCTGATCGTCAAGGTTGAGCATGTTGCGGTTGCGCTGATAGCGTGCCGGGAGCAGGCCGTTTTTCAGGGCCGTTCCTTCGACTTCTCGAATGCTGACTTTGAATCGGTTGGCGGCAGACAGCTGGTCGGCCCACAACAGGAGGTCGTCCTTGGCTCTTTCTTTGAGCCAGGTCAGGAGATCTGGCATGTTACCCTCCGCCGACTTTGGGGAACAGGGAGATGGTCACACCGGCGTGGAGCACCTGGTCGGATGTAACGTGGCGTCCATCGATCAGGGCAACGCCAAGTTCCGGTTCTTTTATGCCCAGTTGTTCCAGCACGTCGGCGATTGTACAGTCGTCCTTGACTTCGCGTTTGGCCACTTTGAAACGATTTTCTCTGAATCCTGCAAAAAGCTTTACAAAAATGGTCATGTCGTTTTCCCTCTCAAGTGCGAAAACAGTTCATTGCATTGCTTCTCATGCGGAATTTATCCAGTCTTCAGCGGGGTAGCTTGTGCGTATATACAGTACAAGAATCTACCTCTCCAGCGGGTAATATGCAAGCAAAACCTACCCTTTGGGTGAGATCATGGCATCCGGTTGATGGGGGCTGGAGCTTGTCTTTTCTGTGCGGTTTTCATAGAGCAGGGCACCCGTAAAGGGGTGCCCTGTAGGATGGATGTTTCGCTTGGGGTCAGAAGTCCCAGAACTCATCGATCTCTTCATCGGTGAAGTCCCAAACGGCGTTGTGCGGTGGTATCGGTTCGTAGCTGAAGAATTCCGGCAAGCGGTCATCCTGCTTGCTGAAACCTGCAGCCGTGTTGAAGTCGTGTTCGATTTTGAGGATTTTTTTGCCCAGCTCCGTTACGTCGTCGGCTGTCAGGTCGAGTCCGTAGGTTGCGTTGAGCAGGTCGATCAGTGCAGTGAACGACTCGGGGATATCCAGTGCCGGGAAGGCGATAAAAACACACATGCCGGTACTGTCCACGGCGGCGGTGGCGATCTGCAGGTTGCGCGAGAGTTCAACCTGACCGTCTTTCGTTAACGGATCGACATATCCGCCGACCTTGAGGATGTTGGTGGCGATGGTGTAGCCGGCAGTGTGGTCGGCGCCCATGGTGGAGGTGGCATAGGTGATGCCGATGCCTTTGACGGACCGCGGATCGTACGCGGGAATCCCCTGGTTTTTGACGACCGGTACCCGGACCAGGCCATAGGCTGTGCCGACCATGCCGGTTCCGTTGCCAAGGATCCGACCGAGAGGTGTGCCTTTGCCTATCTCGTCGCGCAGTACGCGTTGGCATTCCTTGCCGTCACCCCAGGGGATCACGCCGGCTTCCATGGCGGTGGCGAGAAGTACAGCGCCTTCGATGGAGTCGATGCCTATGTCGTCCATCAAATTGTCGCATTTGGCGATGTCGTCCAAATCCTCGATCATGGCGTTGGCGCCCAGGCCCCAGATGGTTTCGTATTCGAATCCCGAGGTGATGTAGCCGCCGGCCCTGTCCACGTAAACCTGTGAGCATTGGATGATGCAGCCTGCATGGCAACCGTGCTTATGTTTTCCGCCACGCTCGACAATGGTGTCGTGCATGGTCTCGCCGCTGATTTTTTCATGGTGCTCGCATTGACCGTAGCGGAAGTTCTTGGTCGGCAGGCCGCCGGCTTCGTTGAGGATGTTGATAAGGATATTGGTGCCGTAGGTGGGCAGTCCTTCGCCGCTGACCGGATGGTCCAGGAGCGATTTGGCGAAGATTTTCGCCGCAGCGCGGAATTTGTCCGGGTCGGCGATGGGGACCTTGCTCGCCCCGGTGTCGTCAATGGTGATGCACTTGATTTTTTTCGATCCCATGACGGCTCCGAGTCCGCCGCG
This DNA window, taken from Syntrophotalea carbinolica DSM 2380, encodes the following:
- the htpX gene encoding zinc metalloprotease HtpX, with the protein product MNTLRTVALMTVLTLLLVWAGGMMGGRGGALFALIMAAVMNLGSYWFSDKIVIAMYRGREVSSGPLFSVVQELCLRNALPMPKVYILPQATPNAFATGRNPKHAAVAATEGILQVLSREELMGVMAHEMSHVRHRDILIGSIAATIAGAISYLAHMAQWAALFGGFGGRDDDDGNPLGLLLLIIFAPLAAMLVQMAISRSREYAADRGGAALCGNPHYLANALRKLEMANSRQPMPKVNEATAHMFIVNPLRGGGLKSLFSTHPPVDERIRRLENMTVL
- a CDS encoding DUF116 domain-containing protein codes for the protein MACRKTADKTCDHTCGEVCNNAEQSTAKQQRPFLILLALVGSLFSAGAFVVWWLPSVGLSSIHPRLPYWFGLAILALVAVVIGGLGLLALTLITGRDLFIFPQLRGLAIRYLMPAVIGIGAFLRLDRDALQRCFIHLNNQLVHSRNLRVPAAKAMILLPHCLQLFDCAIKVTGDVEQCARCGRCDIGDLAELAKQRGVTLAVATGGTLARKLLMEKRPRLVVAVACERDLTSGIRDAYPLPVVGVFNTRPEGPCFNTRIDIDAVQRALDAYVVSE
- the fmt gene encoding methionyl-tRNA formyltransferase — encoded protein: MGTPEFALPTLQGLLEAGVDLCGVFTQPDRRKGRGKVLAPPPVKELALRHNLPVLQPEKLRDPSAVEQIRSLKPDLIVVVAYGQILPKSVLDIPRYGCINVHASLLPRYRGAAPINKAVVDGEQVTGVTTMLMDVGLDTGDILVKRATEIGNEETAGELHDRLALLGREAMEETLRRLCDGTLRSEAQDDAQSCYAPMMKKEDGCIDWSRPAGVIHNLVRGLSPWPGAYTRWNGQTLKLGRTVAEEGSEAEPGTVVSADETGVCIACGEGVLRVRELQLAGKKKLPAGDFLRGTSLSAGARLGD
- the def gene encoding peptide deformylase, whose translation is MAILPIRHYPDPVLKNKSEPILTITEEIKTLAADMAETMYAAPGVGLAAPQVGINKKLVVMDCAPKENPELIVAINPEIIEREGDSFEEEGCLSVPGYYCRIKRNSHVKVRYQNLEGQTVEREATGLLAIAFQHEIDHLHGLLFVDHLSSLKKNMFRKKYQKIQRQQEQEL
- the sucD gene encoding succinate--CoA ligase subunit alpha, which encodes MAILIDRHSRIVVQGLTGSSGRRHGLLCRDYGSQVVAGVTPGKGGTHVEDIPVFDTVAEAVERCQADVTMILVPPQAAAEAILEADQAGVGLAVCITEGIPVRDMVLVNRALTDSAMRLIGPNCPGLITPDQCKVGILPGDIHRPGSIGVVSRSGTLTYEAVQQLSDAGLGQSTCVGIGGDPIIGTSFIDILALFNDDPDTEGVFLIGEIGGSAEEEAAAWIKQYMRKPVAAYIAGVTAPPGKRMGHAGAIVSGGSGRAEDKIASLRSSGVQVAGSPARMAEAMQDALRNAGIHGYDS
- the sucC gene encoding ADP-forming succinate--CoA ligase subunit beta, with the protein product MKLHEYQAKQLFHRYGIPIPEGRLARSVEETGQAARAFAGRCVVKAQIHAGGRGKAGGVARVNSVDQARNIAQRLLQHTLVTAQTGDQGLYVGSLLVEEIVPVAREMYLSLTLDRANGRYCLIASPDGGVDIEQTARKTPERVRRLTIDPLVGLRAFHARDIARFLGLDGPLSAAASKVILSLYRCLLEKDASLVEINPLAVTEEGRLMAMDAKVSIDDSALFRQKEMLEWLDESQLAPLEVRAAHSDIAYIKMDGCIGCLVNGAGLAMATLDMLSECGGQPANFLDVGGGADQDKVVEAFRILLEDPAVEGVLVNIFGGIMRCDLIAQGLIAAAEQVGCQLPIVVRMAGARRDEGKHLLQQTQLNISWQDGLAAAATAIVRQLSPSA
- the fsa gene encoding fructose-6-phosphate aldolase, encoding MKFFIDTADIDQIKAAHEMGLVDGVTTNPSLVAKTGRKFTDVLKDIVQLIDGPISAEVVATDAEGMIAEARELIQYHPTNIVIKIPMTGEGLKATRVLAKDGVRVNMTLIFSPLQALLAAKAGAAYVSPFVGRLDDVGHDGMEGVDEILTIFENYGFDTEIIVASVRSPQHVLRAGLQGAHICTIPYNVIMQLTKHPLTDVGIERFLADWKASQQ
- a CDS encoding YHS domain-containing protein — its product is MFRFLWLFFLFLLSYYLVTAVTGLFKNATHRPPPEKRPEGEAMVRDPHCGTFIPRSLALKKVIKGQTYYFCSEECIRLFDSQETSGKS
- the folK gene encoding 2-amino-4-hydroxy-6-hydroxymethyldihydropteridine diphosphokinase encodes the protein MVKYSAMNGNHQPTTAFLALGSNLGDRLANLQGAWQALHDLPQLKVLAASAIYETEPVGGPDGQPAFLNAVLMVETFLEAPALLAAGLAIEQSFGRCRHEHWGPRTLDIDLLLYGDKIVQQQDLVVPHPRLHERAFVLMPLMDLAPDLLHPLRRQTVRDMLHQLPSTAGIRRLPGHW
- the mdh gene encoding iron-dependent methanol dehydrogenase, which gives rise to MPIVNLAETTYGFFIPSVTLMGPGCAKEVGPKANELGAKKALLVTDAGLMKMGVADTIAGYIKDAGVEVTIYPGAEPNPTDKNVHDGVKVYEDEGCDFIVSLGGGSSHDCAKGIGLVTAGGGNIRDYEGVNKSTVPMTPLIAINTTAGTASEMTRFCIITNLETHVKMAIVDWRCTPLIAVDDPVLMLGKPPALTAATGMDALTHAVEAYVSTIATPITDACAEKAIRLIAEWLRPAVAMGANIEARDAMCYAQYLAGMAFNNASLGYVHAMAHQLGGFYNLPHGVCNAILLPSVCDYNMIACPDRFADIADFMGVDTTGMPVTEAAAAGIEAIRELSASIGIPAGLTELNVKEEDLKTMAENAQKDACMLTNPRTATLDQVIDIYKAAM
- a CDS encoding HesA/MoeB/ThiF family protein, yielding MPDLLTWLKERAKDDLLLWADQLSAANRFKVSIREVEGTALKNGLLPARYQRNRNMLNLDDQLKLYNSKVAVIGCGGLGGYIIEELARLGVGTIVAVDPDVFEEHNMNRQLLATPDFLGIKKVAAAARRVDRVNPAVELLPVGLAFGLDNGTRILENCHVAVDALDSIAVRLELAEICQQLSIPLVHGAIAGWYGFLMTQFPGERTLQKFFAHNSQESGLEKHLGNPSFTPAVVASLEVAEVCKVLLNQGTPTRRRCLSIDLYDMEFVEIEC
- a CDS encoding MoaD/ThiS family protein → MTIFVKLFAGFRENRFKVAKREVKDDCTIADVLEQLGIKEPELGVALIDGRHVTSDQVLHAGVTISLFPKVGGG